The genomic region GAGGGCGGCGTCCGCTCCTGGCTCTTCACCCGGGACCACAAGCGGATCGGCGTGATGTACCTCGTGCTCACCACGAGCGCCTTCGCGCTCGGCGGCCTCTTCGCCATGCTCATCCGGATCGAGCTGCTCACGCCCGGTCCCACGATCATGAGCGCCATGACCTACAACCGCATGTTCACGCTGCACGGCGTGGTCATGATCTTCCTCTTCATGGTGCCGGCCATCCCCGGCATCTTCGGGAACTTCTTCCTGCCGCTCATGCTCGGCGCGCAGGACGTGGCCTTCCCCCGGCTCAACCTGCTCTCGGTCTACCTGTACCTCGTCGGCGCCACCATCGCGGTGTGGGGCATGATCCAGGGCGGCGCCGACACCGGCTGGACCTTCTACGCGCCCTACAGCACCACCACCACCACCAAGGTGGTGCCCATCCTGCTCGGCGCCTTCGTCATCGGCTTCTCGTCGATCGTCACCGGCATCAACTTCATCGTCACCACGCACACCATGCGCGGGCCCGGGCTCACCTGGGACCGGATGCCGCTCTTCGTCTGGTCGATCTACGCGACCAGCATCATCCAGGTGCTCGCCACGCCGGTGCTCGGCATGGTGCTGCTCCTCGTCGCCATCGAGCACTCGTTCGGCTTCGGGATCTTCGACCCGGCGCGCGGCGGCGACCCGATCCTGCTGCAGCACCTCTTCTGGTTCTACTCGCACCCGGCGGTCTACATCATGGTCCTGCCGGCGATGGCGGTGATCAGCGAGGTGGTCTGCGCCTTCGCCCGCAAGAACATGTTCGGCTACAAGGCGGTCGCCTACAGCTCGCTCGGCATCGCCTTCGTCGGCTTCTTCACCTGGGGCCACCACCTCTTCACCTCGGGGCAGTCGGCCTTCGACGCCGGCATATTCGGCGTGCTCTCGATGTTCGTGGGCATCTTCACGGCCATCAAGGTCTTCAACTGGACGGCCACCCTGTACAAGGGCGCCATCAAGTTCACCGCCCCCTTCGCCTACGTCTGCGGCTTCCTGTTCTTCCTGGTGTTCGGCGGGATGACCGGGGTGGCGCTCGCCACCGTCTCGCTCGACGTGCACTGGCAGGACACCTACTTCGTGGTGGCCCACTTCCACTTCATCATGGTGGGCGGCACCATCATGGCCTTCCTGGCCGGCATCCACTACTGGTGGCCGAAGATGTTCGGGCGGATGTACTCGGAGGGCTGGGCGCTGGTGGCGGCCTGCACCATCATCTTCGGCTTCAACGCCACCTTCATCCCGCAGTTCCTGCTCGGCAACATGGGGATGCCGCGGCGCTACTACTCGTACCCGGCGCAGTTCTGGCCGCTCAACGTGGCCTCCACCGCCGGGGCCTCGCTGCTCGGCTTCGGCTTCCTGCTGGTCCTCGTCTACCTGCTCCTCTCGCTCAAGTACGGCCGGGTGGCGGGCGCGAACCCGTGGGGCTCGCGCGGCTTCGAGTGGAACACGCCGTCGCCGCCGTCCGCGCTCAACTTCCCGGTGCCGCCGGTGTTCACGCACGGGCCGCACGACTACCAGGACCGGGGCCCGGGCGAGGAGCCCAGCCCCACGCCGCCGCCGGAGGCGCAGCATGCCTGAGGCCACCACGCCCGCGATCGAGCCGCCGCTCGCGCACCACTTCGTCTCGATGAGGCAGCAGACCGAGGCCGCGCGCCTCGGGATGTGGCTCTTCCTGGTGAGCGAGGTGCTGCTCTTCACCGGCCTCTTCACCGCCTACGCGGTGTACCGGTTCCTCTACCCGACCGTGTTCGAGGAGGCGAGCCGCAAGGGCGTGGAGCTCTGGGCCGGCACCACCAACACCTTCGTCCTCATCACCTCGTCGCTGACGGTGGCGCTCGGCTACCACTTCGCCAAGGAGGGGCGGGGCAAGCTCGCGGCGGCGCTGCTCGCGGTCTCGCTCGCCCTCGGCTTCGTGTTCCTCGGCATCAAGGCCATCGAGTACACGAACCACTTCCACGAGGGGCAGCTGCCCGGGAAGTTCTACCACTTCGCCGAGGTGCAGGGCCCCGGCGCGAGCATGTTCTTCACCCTCTACTTCATCATGACCGGCCTGCACGGCGCGCACGTGGTGGTGGGCATGACGGTGCTCGCGATCATGGCGGTGCGGGCCTGGCGGGAGGAGTTCGGGCCGGTGCACTTCGCGCCCATCGAGCTCGCCGGCCTCTACTGGCACCTCGTGGACCTCATCTGGATCTTCCTCTACCCGCTGCTCTACCTCATCTGATCGGAGCGACCCGGCATGGCCCACGGCGAGAACGCGGCAGGGTTCGAGGAGCACCACGGCACCGGGCGCTACGTCGCGGTCTGGGTGGCGCTCTGCGTGCTCACCGTCGCCACCTTCCTGACCTCGCGGCTGGCGCTCGGCCCGCCGTGGCACCTGCTGGTGGCGATGGCCATCGCGGGCGGGAAGGCGACGCTGGTGGCGCTCTTCTTCATGCACCTGTGGGATCAACCCGGGGCGAACCGGCTGGTCTTCGTCACCTCGCTCGCGTTCGTGGCGCTCCTCATCGGCCTCACCGTGCTCGACAACGCCACCCGCTTCCCGCTCACCAACCCGCCGCACGAGCAGACCCTCCGCTTCCAGCCGCCGGGCGAGGAGCCCCACGTGCAGGAGGGCGAGCGGGGCCAGGGGCGCCCCGGCGCCATCGGCCGCCCCGCCGCCGAGCACTGAGCAACCTTCCGTTGACCTGCCGCGCCCGCGTCCCCACCTTCCAGGCATGGGGGACGGCGAGGACGCGGGCGCGATCGGGCGCCGCCGCTGGGCCATCGCCGAGGGGTACATCCCGCCCTTCTCGAGCGGCAAGGTGGGGCGGGCCTTCGAGAGCCACGAGACCGCCTGCCTGCTGAACGCCGGCGCGTCCGACGCCCACGTCCGGATCACGATCTACTTCCCGGACCGCGAGCCGGCCGGCCCGTA from Anaeromyxobacter paludicola harbors:
- a CDS encoding sensory rhodopsin transducer translates to MGDGEDAGAIGRRRWAIAEGYIPPFSSGKVGRAFESHETACLLNAGASDAHVRITIYFPDREPAGPYLVTVPARRTLHLRFNDLASPAPVPRGADYASVLESDVPIVVQHTRLDARQAESALLSTVAFAE
- a CDS encoding cytochrome c oxidase subunit 3 family protein, encoding MPEATTPAIEPPLAHHFVSMRQQTEAARLGMWLFLVSEVLLFTGLFTAYAVYRFLYPTVFEEASRKGVELWAGTTNTFVLITSSLTVALGYHFAKEGRGKLAAALLAVSLALGFVFLGIKAIEYTNHFHEGQLPGKFYHFAEVQGPGASMFFTLYFIMTGLHGAHVVVGMTVLAIMAVRAWREEFGPVHFAPIELAGLYWHLVDLIWIFLYPLLYLI
- a CDS encoding cbb3-type cytochrome c oxidase subunit I — protein: MNPSANSVVYNTPNYLDAEGGVRSWLFTRDHKRIGVMYLVLTTSAFALGGLFAMLIRIELLTPGPTIMSAMTYNRMFTLHGVVMIFLFMVPAIPGIFGNFFLPLMLGAQDVAFPRLNLLSVYLYLVGATIAVWGMIQGGADTGWTFYAPYSTTTTTKVVPILLGAFVIGFSSIVTGINFIVTTHTMRGPGLTWDRMPLFVWSIYATSIIQVLATPVLGMVLLLVAIEHSFGFGIFDPARGGDPILLQHLFWFYSHPAVYIMVLPAMAVISEVVCAFARKNMFGYKAVAYSSLGIAFVGFFTWGHHLFTSGQSAFDAGIFGVLSMFVGIFTAIKVFNWTATLYKGAIKFTAPFAYVCGFLFFLVFGGMTGVALATVSLDVHWQDTYFVVAHFHFIMVGGTIMAFLAGIHYWWPKMFGRMYSEGWALVAACTIIFGFNATFIPQFLLGNMGMPRRYYSYPAQFWPLNVASTAGASLLGFGFLLVLVYLLLSLKYGRVAGANPWGSRGFEWNTPSPPSALNFPVPPVFTHGPHDYQDRGPGEEPSPTPPPEAQHA
- a CDS encoding cytochrome C oxidase subunit IV family protein — its product is MAHGENAAGFEEHHGTGRYVAVWVALCVLTVATFLTSRLALGPPWHLLVAMAIAGGKATLVALFFMHLWDQPGANRLVFVTSLAFVALLIGLTVLDNATRFPLTNPPHEQTLRFQPPGEEPHVQEGERGQGRPGAIGRPAAEH